One Mus caroli chromosome 6, CAROLI_EIJ_v1.1, whole genome shotgun sequence genomic window, cATCCCATAGAATCATTATAGTTTAGTCTTAGTAATTTTTGTGCATGAAAAACATCAGTTGTCTACACAAAGCTCTGGAAAGTACCTTTCTGATTTCTAAGTACAACATGGTCTCTGAGTGCTAAGGTCCTAGGGCCactggaggaagaaggaggaacataaaaagaaagatgtgggctggagagatggctcagcgggtaagagcactgactgttcttccagaggtcctgagttcaattcccagcaaccacatggtggctcacaaccatctgtaatggggtccaatgtactcttctggtgtgtatctgaagacagctacagtgtactcatataaataaaaataaataaatctttaaaaaaagatgctCCAACCACAGACAAAGGAATGACAGAGTGGGGACAGCCAGAAGATTGAATGACACCTGAGGGTATGGATCTGGGTGCAAATGTTTTCCCGGGAGAAGCCTAATCAGTGACTATTAAATACACAAGGATGCTGGCTTCAGTGGGCAGGGCATATCTGCTTATCACATATTCACGCTGGCTTTTGTTTTCCAGGTCCGTTGCTTTAAACATACGGGTTATTTCTGGAAACCCAGAATTAGAGTTACTGGGTACAAAATTTGTGCATCCGTCCGTCCTAATGTGCACATGCACTGTGAGTTCAATCCTATTGCAGAGCAGCCAGGACCATGCGATGTGTCCGCTGGCTCAGAGGTATCACACTCTTTAATAAAACAGGATTACAGAGATACAGTATCCCACCTGAAgcatgctgggggtggggtgcgtGTAGGTCAGGGAGGGTgctgtgctggggtgggggtgggggatggaggtcAGGGAAGGCACTGCTGTGTTGGTGGGAATCATGTTGGTCAGAGAGGGCACTGTCCTGTGGAGTCCTGCTCTGCCCTTCAAGAGAGTTAGCCATGGAGAGCCTCAGCTCTAGTCTCACTTCTGGGACACCTTCGGGTTTttgcagcatttcttttttttttccccaggagaGAACGAATAAGACAAAATGAATTACTACTACATTGGGTTGCAAAACCCCCGAGGATGGTTCTGGGAAGTTGTAAGGAAAAGGAACTGAAAAAGTTATTTAATATTTAGATTTGAGATAAGAAAGTCATTGGTGTGATATAGAGCAGTATTGAATCTTACTCTATAgcctaagctggtcttgaactcaggctTATTATATATCCCAGAGTGACCACAAATTCATGaccatgcccctgcctcagcctcccaagttttgggattacaggtatcaGCCACCACACCTCGATTATAGAGACTGATTTTTATTGGAATAATTTTttatgaaagatttattttatttttaattatgtgtacttgtgtatcTATGAGAGGGGAGGCATGTGGCATCAATGCATTCTGTGGAGAACAGAGattcctggacctggagttatagaaggTGTGAGCCACTCAGGTGCTGGGACCTGAGCCCAGATGCTCTATAAAAGTCATaggagtgttcttaaccactaagcaatctcTCTAGTCTCTCTGGCCCTATGACATGTTTTCTATGGAGCTGGGAATGTGGTGCCCACACATAATCTCAGCTTTCCAGAGGCTGAAGGGGGCAGATCAGGATTCCCCAAGAGGAGGacagggtgagagggagggagggaagaaaggaaggatgtaAGGAAACTGACCTTCTAGTTCATGTGTATGTTTCAATGTTCCAGCTCCGTGCAGAAGTGTGACAAGTCTGGGCCCTGTTGTTCAGTCCTGCCTTCCTGGCTGCAGAGGCTCTGGGCTCATGGAGTGTCCTGGATGACTGCCCTgaactgtttttctctttaatgttGATGTGTgatatgtctgtgagtgtgatatatgtgtgtgagtatgcatgtgtcaGCGGACAGCCTTGGGGGTCAGTcctcttccaccttgtttgaggcacAGTCTCTTTGCTTTTTGGCTGCTGCATGCCTTAGGCTAGCTGGCCTGCGAGCTATCAAGGATtcccctgtctctaccttccatcTCCCTTTAGGGCCACTGGGGATTATAGATGCTCATATTCCTGTGCTCAGCTTtaagtgggctctggggattcaaacttgggACCTCACACTTGTCTGTCAAGCActttagccactaagccatcttcccggctctgttttgttttcatttcagcaAGATCTCGTgtatttcaggctggcctcaaactcattacaTAGCTGAGGAcaactttgaacttgtgatctcccTGCTTTCACCcctaagtgttgagattacagaaGTGGGCCACCACTCTGGGTTGATGTACTGGAGGCCTCCAGCATGCTAGACAGGCACCCTACAAATTTAACAGAAACCCCAGCCCAGGACCCTGCTCTGAAAAGATTCTTTTTTATCAGACCGATTGTTCTTTATGCCTCTAGCTGTGAAGGTCATGGCTTGTGACAAGTCTCTCAAACCACACTCCCTGAAAATCTGGCCGCCCTCCTAGACGCTCTAAACTTTATTCAGAAATTTGCATATGCAATTGGCTAAGCAATATCTTTAATGAATAATCAGTATCAAATTATGGTTAAAAGACGATGAGGCCCCTGTGGGGATGGCTTCCACAATACACTGTGTTGCCCTCGTGTCGTCTTTCTACCTAGctttaaaagaactaaaaatgtcTTCAAGCAGTTTTGACCTTGAAGGCGTTCACACCCAAGTCCCATTTATAGGGAAACTTGAAGATAGCATAATCTACACTCTAACTTCCTGTACAATGTGCCCCATACTTTATAAGCCGGGAGATACATCTTATAAGATAGGCATGGCACTGAAACCACCAAAAgttattttaagaagaaattatTAAACATGGTGGTGCTTActtatcatcccagcacttgggattcgTGGGTggaggaccagaaattcaaggccagcctcctcGGAAAAATGAGTTCAAACTGGGCCACATGTAAGTACATCTCAAACAAGCAGAGCCTCACAGCTGTACCAGACCAGTACAGGATTAAGCCAGTAGGCTTTCCAGCAGGAGTTAGAAGGAGATCGGGAGCCCTTATTCCtgttgacagttgatggcttcatGGGAGGGGGACtcagggttggttggttggttggtttttctttctttccttctttttttctccccctttagGGGAGCAGTTCTTGGTCATGCCCAAGAAAATCTGGGCAAGACAAACTGGAGTCagtaggttattttttttaaaggagaatatGAAGGGAGTGGTGGTGAGGGATCTAGAAAGGTCAGAAGTTAGAGGTTAGAGGGCAGAGTGGGGGTGAAAGTGGTCAAAACACTGAGATTCTCAGACCTAACAGAAAACATCTTAAAAGCAcggagaaacaaaagtaaataatgaCAGTTTGAAAGTTGGTTACTGTAAACCCtggttgtttgtgtttgttgttttggttttgaaacacAATCTTAGCCCCTGCTTGTCTCATCTCACAGTGTAACTGAGGCTTGCCTTGAACCCTTGATCCACcccatcccaccaccaccactttccagttcctaaatgctgggattgtagTTATGGGCCACAGCACCTGGTTTATTGGAAACATTTGGATTATAAAATAATCAAGTTAGTTAACCCTGAAAGAAATATGTCCCTTTAGCACTTTGTCAAAGAACGCAGGATACCGTGGGTTCAAAATCACCTGCTCTGCTGCTGCCCACCCTGGGTCCTGCTCCTCCCCCTCTACCTGGGCCTCGTGCTCCTGGAGTCCTCGCTGGCCCTCCCCCATGGGCCTTATGCTCTGGTTTCGGGGTCCTTCCTGGTTCCACCCCCCAGCCTTGGCCTCGTGCTGTGAAACTACCCAAGTGGGCTCTGGCAGCCCCCCGCTCGCTCTCACCATCCTTCCGGAGGCAGCAGCTCCGGCCGCACTTCTGCCCAGTGTTCTCTGAGTAGTACTTGAGGAACTGGGCGCCCAGCCTCTGAGATTCCTCCAGGTCCAAGAGCATCCCCGGGAAGCGGCGGATCCAGCAATCTCTGTAGAACACAGTGGGTGAGCAGAGCCCATGCACCATGCTAGCTAGCcccagcagcagtagcagcccCACCGCCCGCATCTCTCCGTGCTGAAGGGAAGCAGCTGGAGCTGATCATGGGCTGCTAGGGCTGCAAGGGGCGTCCTTCTGCCGAGGCATCTCGGCTCCTTTTTTGTTCCTTTCCAGCTGGGCCCCGGGAGAGTGCTGGCCTTGCTGCCTTGTCTCTGGACCCTATCCAGCAAGTTTTGGTGTTCTGGCCCCTCCTCTCTTGAAGAGGGGATGCTCCTGTCAGCTAGTCAGCTATTCTTCTTTCTCTAGGAGTAAAGAGTCACAGACACCTTTTCCTAGGCAGGCATAAAGGCCAGGAGAAACCCTATCCCCGAGTCCTGCTGAGAAAACAATTACCTAGTCTTTTGACATCAGATTAAGGGAGGCTCTGTTTTCAGAAACAACACATTGTTTTGTGAGGTGTTCACTATAGGCTTAAGAGCTGGTGACGactgtatttttttctccctaagtTTTGTTGTTCTGGCTCCAGAGAAAACCAGTTTGTGTACttgttggaatttttattattaaaaaaaccaaaaaaccaaaaaacaaaaacaaaaacaagagccaggtgtggtggtctacaaagtgagttccaggacagccagagctatacagagaaaccctgtctcgaagaacaaacaaacaaacaaaaaagaaaacaaaaacaaaacttgaaaggaaaaaaaatagaaaaagaaatatatttaaaatgtttaattttgcgATAAATGCAATTGTATATATTCTGGTTACTTCTTAGGGCCAGTAGTTTTCTTGTAAGCCTAAAAGAAACTAAGGATTCGACCAGCTGACCCCAATTCAGCACGCTCATAACGAAGGGGAAATATGACAGCCTTGAAAAGGCATATCGCTCCATCCCCAGTAACTCTGTGACCTCACATACCTGCCTCCCTGTTGAACACCATGCGCATGCGCATGTCTCACAGCCATTTCGTGGTTGACCATGTGGTGGGCAGAGACAACTTGCCAGAGTTGGGTTTTCCTGCTACCACGTGGTTCCGAGGTTCAAACTCAGAGTATCAGGAGTCCTCAGCAAGCACTTTGACCTCCCCAGCCACCCCACCAGCCAGCCAGCTGGACCTTACCTTGTTTATattcgatctctctctctctctctgccctgcccactcccccccccccccccccccctgtcccCTTGCTGCCgtttctccagacagggtttctctgtgtagtcctggctggcctcgaactcaggtaggcctgcctctgcctcctggatgctgtggCTAAAGGTGTGAGCATCACCACCCATCTGTTAGTTATTTCTAACAAGGatcttttctggttttggtgCTGTCATGGAGACCTAGGACCTTGTGTGTGCTGGCTAAATGTGCTGCCACTGACCTGAGAACACTGACCTTGAGAGACAAATCAATTTTCCTCACTTTCAATACCtatgtttttgagacattgtctcacaGTGCAGGCATGGCTAGCCTGGGACTTgttatgtggaccaggctggccttaaactcagatctgactgcttctgcctcctaaattctgaagttaaaggtgtgtgtcacatGGCTTACTTTGCCAGAGAGTGTTTTCTTGACCCCAGGTGGATAGTAGATGCACAAATCAAACATTCACTGATAGTAAACCAGAAATAACTttattttggggctggagagatggctcaggagttaagagcactaaccattctagaggtcctgagttcaattcacagtaaccacatggtggctcacagccatctgtaatggaatctgatgccctcttctggtgtgtctgaagagagaaactgtgtacaaaataaataaatatttttttaaaaaaagaattttattttaaacaattctttGAAATGCATAGAATTTTACCACGTACTAAAACAAAATTTGTATGCTAATGATATGGGTGTGCTTGTTAATttgcacaaaatatttttaattaatctcctctttgacaatttcacacatgtacataatataGCTGGAGCATACTCTCCACCAATTAATTCCTCCCCCAAACACTTCCGGTAAACATTCCCTTCCTACTTCAGGCCCTCTGttggctggctttctttctttcttttctttcttttcttttcttttcttttcttttcttttctttcttttttctttttggtaaccTTGCTGGAATGTTGACCGTTCTTCTTGTTGGCTATCTAGTGCAGACCATAGTTCTGAGAGCTCACCAGTGTGATCTCCTCTTCCCGTACAAAAGGCACTCATTCCACAGcactcctccccactctcccaccTTTATGCTCTTTTAGCCCCTTCTTCCAAGTTGTTCCCTGAGCTTGTGGGGACAGGTTGCTATAGAAGTCCAGTTAGGGCTGAACACCCAGCCCCTTGTTCTCAGCACTTTGATGAGCTGTCTGCCCACTGCAGACAGAGATTTCTTGGGCCAAGGGGAATGGAGAGCAGCACTGATCTGTGGCTGTGAACATCAGTATTCAGAAGGTAACATGACAGCATATCCATTTAGCAGAGCAACAGCAGTGAGCCCCTCAGGGCTGTGACCCTGAGCACCAATTGTCAGTGTTTAATGATCAATGACAGCTCCATCCACTCAATGATGACATTAAGCAAAGTGTTCATGAAGCCTTGATACTATAGCTTAACTACTTTGTAACAAAGAAGTTTATATGTATTTGTCTTTATGCCCAGCTTTCTAGAACACTGTGTGGTTTACTGAAATTATTGGATCTTTTAAGATGCCCCATCGTATGGCCAGGGGTTAAAATCTTGCAGGAGCAGTGCCCAGTATTGTCAGGTACCACTTCAGATTGCAGTCCAGCTGACCTCACTGTGGTAATGTGACCAGGGTTGAATTGCCTCTCTAATGAGAATCATTCTCAAAGGTtggctttctggtttgttttaaaaGGCAAGAGAATACCAGTTGGTCTGGAAACAAAAGCTTCCATTGGTAAAGATTCTAAAGAGCCAGAGACTAAGAGCCTGTTCTTCTGGTGACTCACTGAATCCCGCCTTGCTGATGGAGGCACAGACAGATCCAGGTCCAGCCTTTTTGAAGTCAGCCCTCCCAGAAGCCCCCAGCCTGATGATGTCTAATGGTAGCTGTGGCATTTTGCCTTTCTGTAGAATCTACTAAATCCTTGGCCCCTCACCTGAAACCCTCCTCATACCCCAAACACTGAGAGTGACAGATGGGGAACGGAAGCCTGCCAGGAATGATTTCAGGCCTGTCAATCACGGGACTGTGTTGCAAGTTTCTCAGAGTATCCAAGAAAGTAACAAAGTATAGCAAGCCCCAGGTCCATGGTTGAGTCTCTTTCCCATAGGAAGGAGGGATCCTGCTAGAATGTTTTCTGTACTATGTGGCTCCTTACCTTTGTGTGTATTCTGCAGAATATAATGGCCGACAGCCCTCTCTCTGTGAAGCAGCCAACGGATACAGTAATGCTGGGGAATGCAAGGCAGAGCACCATGGGCACCATggcagacactattgcatcaCTACAGCCTTTGGGATCCAGCCTTCTAACCAAGCGTCCTGCCAGGGAACACAGGAAAATGTTCTTTCCTAACAGCTATGATGGGATGGTTGTGGTGGGGTAGATGGGGATGAGAGCGGGCAAGTGCTACCCAGAGGGGACAGCTCTGACGCATCTTCATCTCTGCATCTCCATCTCCGCATCCTCTCCATCCACCTGCCCCTTTTGCTGCTCAGATACTCTGCTGTCTTGGTGCTGCGGTTTGAACCATGCCACTGCCTGTcttcctatctgtctgtcttgtccATGGAGTTAATAACTCTTCTAATAAATTGCTTAGCCCTAGTAATCCGTGTCCACTCTGGAACCACCCCGCGGATCTAAAACCTGCAGGAAAACTCACACAGGGACTATGGGGCTGCGGGAAACACCAGAAGATCAAGTACGGTGACTTGTGCGTAGGGGGCGAGCACCGCGAACCGACGcgtttgtttgtttcctaacaACACCGTGCTGGAGAAatgcacagtggttaagagtgcacaCTCCTGCTGCGGAGGACAGGAGCTCCGTTTCCGcgtagggcagctcacaaccgcccGTACCTCAGGCTGCAGGGTGATCTGCCGCCTTTGGCTCCCTGGCACCTGCATTGTAGCGTAGGAactcacatagacacatggaTTAAAGACTCAGAGAGGCCGTTTACTCGGAGGGCGTGTGACGCACCGGCGGGGCTGAGCCCGGGGCCCGCGGCGGCGGAAGGAAGGAAGCGCGAGCGCAGGCCGGGCTCGGCGGAGGCTGTGCGCCCGGGGGAGGAGCCTGAGCGGCCGGGCGGCGGGCGCAGCGGCCCAGCCATGTCCGCCGAGGAGATGGTGCAGATCCGCCTGGAAGACCGCTGCTACCCGGTGAGCAAGAGCAAACTGATCGAACAGAGCGACTACTTCCGCGCGCTCTACCGCTCCGGCATGCGCGAGGCCGTGCGGCCCGAGGTGGGCCCGGAGGTGCAGCAGCTGCGCGGCCTGAGCGCTCCGGGCCTGCGGCTGGTGCTGGACTTCATCAACGCGGGCGGCGCGCGCGAGGGCTGGGGCCTGAGCGAGGACGAGCTGGCCGAGGCTAGTGTGCTGTCCGAGATGGTGGAGGCCGCGTCCTTTCTGCAGGTCACGGCGCTGCTGCGCTTGCTGCTGTCGCACGTGCGTCTGGGCAACTGCCTGGAGCTGTACCGCCTGGCGCAGGTGTACGGGCTGCCCGACCTGCAGGACGCCTGCCTGCGCTTCATGGTGCTGCGCTTCCACCAGGTGCTGTGTCAGCCGCAATTCCCGCTACTGCTGTCGCCGCCGCAGGCCCCCGGGGACTGTAGcctgaagcagaggctgagggaggcCCGCATGCGCGGGACCCCGGTCCTGGTGGCCCTGGGGGACTTCCTCGGGGGACCCCTGGCCCCGCACCCATATCAAGGGGAACCCCCGTCCATGCTTAGGTACGAGGAGACCACGGAGCGCTGGTTCCCCCTGGCCAACAACCTGCCTCCCGACCTGGTGAACGTCAGGGGCTATGGCTCAGCCATCTTGGACAACTACCTCTTCATCGTGGGTGGTTACAGGATCACCAGCCAGGAGATCTCAGCGGCACACTCCTACAATCCCATCACCAACGAGTGGCTGCAGGTGGCCTCCATGAACCAGAAGCGGTAAGTGCAAAGGGGGGTCTGCGCCCTTCATTCATTGCCCTGGTGTTTGCTGGCCAGAGGCGATGGCATCTTGTTTAGTGCTGCTGGCCTGTCGCCTCTGGCGGAGTTCCCAGGGAGCCCAGGGCTTGCTAGGAAGAAGACAAGTACTGTGTCAGCTAGCCTAGTGGTCTTCTTTCAGGTGCAGGCCCTAGGTAAGAATGGTTTCTCTGCCTCAGACTGGCTTGCAGAGAAGGCTATTGGGAAAGATAACGTTGTTTTTCCTTCGCTTTTCTTTAACTTGTTTGACCCGAAGAGACACTAGCAGTAACTGGTAACTCTAGCTTCGGAAAGTTTGGTTGTTGCTGACAGTGACTTTGGATCCTTCTCACTTGGGTAGGAGAGAGTGCATCCACGCCCCCTACGATGGTGTAAGGGATTTGCCATAGaggattctcttttcttttcatcctcacttttgtttcttatttccttCTAAGACAGCAATCATCCTTGACCCAAAACTTGAGCCTGGAGCAATCAGCTACAGAATGGGCGCGCCCTCGTCTCTCCAAGTCTGTTGTCTATCTGGGATGCCTCAGACACCGCAGTCTGGATGCCTGAGTCCCTTGTGGGTAGCTGTAGCGTGTACATATAAGccctacatatacatatacacctatGCATATTTACATtagcgcatatatatatatatatatatatataccctccTGCATATGTTCAGGTGGTTTTCCTTTATCTTGGT contains:
- the Klhl42 gene encoding kelch-like protein 42, whose amino-acid sequence is MSAEEMVQIRLEDRCYPVSKSKLIEQSDYFRALYRSGMREAVRPEVGPEVQQLRGLSAPGLRLVLDFINAGGAREGWGLSEDELAEASVLSEMVEAASFLQVTALLRLLLSHVRLGNCLELYRLAQVYGLPDLQDACLRFMVLRFHQVLCQPQFPLLLSPPQAPGDCSLKQRLREARMRGTPVLVALGDFLGGPLAPHPYQGEPPSMLRYEETTERWFPLANNLPPDLVNVRGYGSAILDNYLFIVGGYRITSQEISAAHSYNPITNEWLQVASMNQKRSNFKLVAVNSKLYAIGGQAVSNVECYNPEQDSWNFVAPLPNPLAEFSACECKGKIYVIGGYTTRDRNMNILQYCPSADLWTLFETCDVHIRKQQMVSVEETIYIVGGCLHELGPSRRSSQSEDMLTVQSYNTVTRQWLYLKENTSKSGLNLTCALHNDGIYIMSRDITLSTSLEHRVFLKYNIFADSWEAFRRFPAFGHNLLISSLYLPNKAET